Below is a window of Moraxella nasibovis DNA.
AAAAACAGCAGGTCTATCAAGCTCAAAAGCACGCCGTGTGGTGGCTGCTTGGCATGACAGCTTTGGCGGCTGCCATAGAGATGCTGATGAGTGGCGGGGCGGGCAGCTGGGTCATCACCAAAAGCGTGGCACTTGGTGCAGTGCTGAATTTTGTTGCCCACGGCACATTTACTTGGGTGGCTTATCGGACGACAGGCGCAAAAGCACGCCAGCAGGTCATGCTGAATATGTATCTGGGTCAGATGCTAAAATGGCTCATTACTTTGGCAGGTTTTGCGCTGATTTTCATTTATGCTAAGCCCATCCATGCCGCTCTTGTCGCCGCCGCTTATTTTGTCATGCAGCTGTGCTGTTTGGTCGGCTTGATGAAGGTTCGCTGATTTAAAGAGCTGATAATTTTTAAGCAAGCCAATAAGATTCGTCGCTTGATTTATTATTTTTGGTGATAATTCTTAATGGTTACGCAAAAATGCGATGGCTTGTGAATGATGTCGTTTTTATAATTTAAGCTGATTTTTACCAAAAATTACCTTAAATTGTAAAATTTCAGTAAGAAAATTCATATTTACCCTTTACATATAGCTTTGAGTAAAGTAAGATAGTCAGTTAGATATGAATGTAATTTTTTGATACGATTTATTGCGATTTCATCATTCATCAGCTTGAATGATGAAAAATGAGTAAATGGTGTCTTAAATTCAGATAAGTGTTAAGTCGGCGACATTCAGTTGTCTTTGATGTTTATCATGGATTTTCGTTCTGATTAGGTGTTTAGCACCGAATCTTTTTGTTTGACTTAAAATAAGAAGCTTATTATGGCAGCCGAACAGACATCTTCAGATTATATCGCTCACCACTTAACCAACTGGACTTTTGGTCATCACCCAGAGCATGGTTGGAAAGTGGCTCATGATGCCGCTGAAGCCGCAGAAATGGGCTTTAAGGCCATTCATTTGGACTCAATGCTATGGGCTATTGGCTTGGGTATCTTTTTTTGTGCGCTGTTTTGGGCAGTAGGACGCAAGGCAACTTCTGGTGTGCCAAGCAAGCTACAAGCTTTCGTTGAAATGATTGTAGACTTTGTGGACAATAGCGTGCGTGAATCTTATAACGGTCCTTCAAAACTCATCGCACCACTATCCTTGACGATTTTTGTCTGGATTTTCTTGATGAACTTGATGGACTTGGTTCCAGTGGACTGGATTCCAGTGCTTGCGCAAAAAATCGGCGCAGCAATGGGTCATGATCCACATCATGTCTATTTTAAAATCGTCCCAACAACAGATCCGAACATCACTTTGGGTATGGCGCTAGGCGTACTGATCCTAATCATCGGATTTGGTCTTAAATATAAAGGCGTTGGTGGTTTTATTGCAGAGTTTACGCTACATCCATTTAGCGCAAAAAACCCAATCCTACAAGCATTGCTTATCCCAGTGAACTTAGTGCTAGAAATTGTCACTTTGCTTGCAAAGCCAATCTCGCTCGGTCTTCGTTTATTCGGTAACATGTATGCAGGCGAGCTCATCTTTATCCTGATTGCTTTGATGCCGTTTTGGATTCAGTGGGCGCTATCAGTGCCGTGGGCAATCTTCCATATTTTGGTTATTACTTTACAGGCGTTCGTGTTTATGATGTTGACGATTGTTTATCTATCGCTCATCTCACAAACATCAGAACATTAATTCAAAAACCCTTTTTAAATTAACCCTTTGTATAGGTCTAAGGAGACATCATGGATCCAGTAATCGCTCAGTACACTCTACTTGCAGTGGCTATTCTAATCGGTCTTGGCGCACTAGCTACCGGTATCGGTTTTGCTCTACTAGGTGGTAAATTCCTAGAAAGTACCGCTCGCCAACCAGAACTAGGTTCTCAACTTCAAACCAAAATGTTCATCGTGGCAGGTCTTCTGGATGCTGTACCAATGATCGGTGTTGGTATCGCCATGCTACTTCTATTCGCCAACCCATTCGCATAAGCTGAAACCGTCAGTTTAACGCCCATTTCTGGTCGCAGATTTGATCTTCAATGAAGCGACCTAGAATTGGCTATCACCTGACTTTCACTAACAACGAGGTGATTGGATGAATATTAATGCTACACTTCTCGGTCAGTTGATTAGCTTTGCGATTTTCGTGTTGTTTTGCATGAAATTCGTATGGCCGCCACTGATCGGCGCCATCAATGAGCGCCAAAGAAAAATCGAGGAAGGCTTAAACGCCGCCGAGAAAGCCAAAGCAGACTTAGCTTCTGCCGAGCAGCAAGTAGAGCAAGAGTTTGCTGCTGCCAAGTTTGAAGCTGCTTCTATCATTGAGCGTGCGAATAAAACTGCCAATCAAATGATCGAAGATGCGAAGGCGCAAGCTCGCTTAGAAGGCGAGCGCATCATTGCACAGGCTCATGCAACCGTTGAGCAAGAAGCTGCTCAAACTCGTGAACAACTTCGTTCTCAGGTTGCTCACTTAGCAGTCCTTGGTGCAGAAAAGATTTTGCAAAGCAAAGTCAATGAACAAGAACATGCTGACATGCTAAACCAGCTTGCGGCTAAGCTGTAATTAGAGGAAATCATGGCTGAACTATCTACCTTAGCAAGACCTTATGCCAAAGCGGCGTTCGACTATGCTAAAGAGCATAATGTGATCAATGAATGGGAAAATTTCCTATTGGTTACAAGCAGTATTGTGCGTGATGAGTCTTTTTCTTCATTACTAAGCAATCCAGCCATTTCTGCAGAGCAAAAGACTGCCGTTTTGAATGATGTCTATGGCTCACAAACGGCAGCTCAATCTTCTGACGCATTGGTGAATTTTACCAAGCAGTTATCAGAGCATGATAGACTGGCTTTATTGCCTGAAATCCATACTCATTACAGCAAACTAAAATCACAAGAGCTAAAACAGGTTGACGCTTACGTTACTTCAGCCTATCCCCTAACTGAAGCCCAGCGTGAAACCTTGCAAGAGCGCCTTGCCATCTCAACAGGCTCGATCGTCATTCTGCATGAAGCAGTGGATCCAGCATTATTGGGCGGCGCAACTATTAAAGTGGGCGACAAGTTTACCGATGGCTCGGTGCGTGGTAAGTTACAACAATTAAAGACTCAACTGACCGCATGAGCGGCAGCTTGACATTTTAAAGGAAACAAGGCAATGCAACAATTGAATCCAGCTGAAATCAGCAATCTGATTAAGCAGCGTATTCAAGACCTTGACGTCAGCGCAACTGCAAAAACTGAAGGCGTAATCGTCAGTGTCTCGGATGGTATTGTGCAGATTCATGGCTTAGAAGAAGCCATGTATGGCGAGATGATTGAGTTTGAAGGCAATGTCTATGGTATGGCATTGAACCTTGAACAAGATTCAGTGGGTGCGGTTGTCCTAGGCGACTACCTAAGCCTACAAGAAGGTCAAAAAGCATATTGCACAGGTCGTATTTTGGAAGTTCCAGTAGGTCCTGAGCTACTGGGTCGTGTCGTTGATGCATTGGGCAACCCAATTGACGGCAAAGGTCCAATCAACGCCAAACTGACTGACAAAGTCGAGAAGATCGCCCCAGGCGTTATCGCTCGTCAATCAGTTGATGAACCTGTAATGACTGGTTATAAAGCGGTTGATACCATGATTCCTATTGGTCGTGGTCAGCGTGAGCTTATCATTGGCGACCGTCAAACTGGTAAAACAGCACTCGCCATCGACGCCATCATCGCTCAAAAAGATTCTGGCATCAAATGTGTGTATGTTGCCATCGGTCAAAAACGCTCTACCATCGCTAATGTGGTGCGTAAGCTAGAAGAGACTGGCGCATTGGCTTATACTACTGTTGTTGTGGCGTCTGCTTCTGAGCCTGCGGCACTTCAATACATCGCACCTTACTCAGGCTGTACGATGGGTGAATACTTCCGTGATCGTGGTGAAGATGCATTGATCGTTTATGATGATCTGTCTAAGCAAGCGGTTGCTTATCGTCAAATCTCGCTACTACTACGCCGTCCACCAGGGCGTGAAGCGTATCCGGGCGATGTTTTCTATCTACATTCTCGCCTATTGGAGCGTGCCTCTCGTGTGAATGCTGACTATGTAGAAGCATTTACTAACGGCGAAGTAAAAGGTAAAACTGGTTCTTTGACTGCCTTGCCAATCATCGAAACGCAAGCAGGTGACGTATCAGCATTCGTACCTACCAATGTGATCTCTATTACTGACGGTCAGATTTTCCTTGAATCCAACCTATTCAACTCAGGTATCCGTCCTGCGGTGAACGCTGGTATCTCGGTATCTCGTGTTGGTGGTGCAGCTCAAACCAAGATCATCAAAAAGCTGTCAGGCGGTATCCGTACGGCTCTAGCTCAGTATCGTGAATTGGCAGCATTTGCTCAGTTTGCTTCTGACCTTGATGATGCAACCAAGCAGCAGCTTGAACACGGTGAGCGTGTGACTGAGCTGATGAAACAAAAGCAGTATGCACCTATGTCTATCGCTGACCAAGCGGCTGTGATTTATGCATCAAACGAAGGCTACTTGGCTGATGTACCTGTTGAGAAAGTAGGTGCTTTTGAAGAAGCGCTACTACGCCACTTGCGTGCAGAGCAAGGTGCATTGATGGATGAGATTGACCGCACTGCAAACTACAACGATGACATCGAAGGTCGTCTAAAAGCAGCGATTGAGTCATTTAAAGCCTCAGCCAGCTACTAAGAAATAACGGTGTGCTAAGATTTAGCACACCAAACCTTATTTAGAATAAGTCCAGTATTGGAACAACTATGGCAAGCTTAAAAGAAATACGTGCAAAAGTAACCAGCATTAAAAGCACTCAAAAGATTACCCGTGCAATGCAAATGGTGGCTGCCAGTAAAATGCGCCGAGCTCAAGAGCGCATGGAAATGGGTCGTCCTTATGCCGAAAGTATGTCCCGAGTGATTACGCATTTGGTACAAGCACAATCGGATTATAAGCATCCGTATATGGTAAGCCGTCCAGTCAATCGTGTGGGCTTTATTGTGGTGACATCAGACCGTGGCTTGGCGGGTGGCTTGAACATCAACTTGTTCAAAAATCTGCTAAAATCGGTCAAGCAATATCAAGACCAGTCTGTCGAAGTTGAATTTGCAGCCATCGGTTCTAAGGGCGTGAGCTTCTTTAAGAACTTTGGCGGTAAAGTAAGTTCGGTATTGACAGATTATGGCGACAGCCCAAGCTATGAGAAGCTTAGCACCCCAGTGCAAGTCATGTTGGATGATTATAGCGAAGGTCGCCTAGATCGCATTTACTTGGTGTATAACCAGTTCATCAATGCCATGACGCAAAAACCGTCAGTAACTCAGCTGGTGCCACTGCCAGAAGGCACATTTGATGACGACATGAATGCGTCGCATAGCTGGGATTATATTTATGAGCCAGACACCAAGACCTTGATTGACAGCTTGATGGTTCGCTATATTGAGTCTATTGTTTATCAAGCGGTACTCGAAAACATCGCTTCTGAGCAATCAGCCCGTATGGTGGCAATGAAGGCTGCGACGGATAACGCTGGCAATTTAATTAAAGATTTACAGTTGGTTTATAACAAGCTGCGTCAAGCGGCGATTACCCGAGAGATTTCGGAAATCGTTGGCGGTGCTGCCGCTGTTTCTTAGCCGAACAATGAATTATAGGAGAACGCAATGAGCGGTCGTATTGTGCAGATTATTGGCGCGGTAATTGACGTTGAGTTTAGCCGTGGTCAAGTGCCACAGATTTTTGATGCATTACAAGTTGATGGCACTGAAACAACTCTAGAAGTACAACAGCAGTTGGGTGATGGCGTGGTGCGTACCATTGCCATGGGTTCAACCGAAGGTTTAAAGCGTGGTTTGTCGGTTTCTAATACTGGCTCACCAATCTCTGTGCCAGTTGGTCAAGCGACTTTGGGTCGTATCATGGATGTGCTTGGTCGCCCAATCGATGAAGCTGGTCCTGTGAATGCCGCTGAAAAATGGTCAATTCACCGTGATGCGCCAAGCTATGACGAACAATCTAACTCAACTGAACTGCTAGAAACTGGCATTAAAGTGATTGACTTGCTATGCCCATTTGCTAAGGGTGGTAAAGTTGGTCTGTTCGGTGGTGCTGGTGTTGGTAAGACCGTTAACATGATGGAACTCATCAATAACATCGCCTTGAAACACTCTGGTCTTTCTGTATTCGCTGGTGTGGGTGAGCGTACTCGTGAAGGTAACGACTTCTACCACGAAATGCAAGAAGCTGGCGTTGTTAATACCGAAGACTTTACCAAGTCGAAAGTAGCGATGGTATATGGTCAGATGAACGAGCCACCAGGAAACCGTTTGCGTGTTGCTTTGACTGGTCTGACCATGGCTGAATATTTCCGTGACGAAAAAGACGAAGCCACTGGCAAAGGTCGTGATGTTCTACTGTTCGTGGACAACATCTATCGTTATACCCTAGCGGGTACTGAGGTATCAGCACTTCTAGGTCGTATGCCGTCTGCGGTAGGCTATCAGCCAACCCTAGCTGAAGAAATGGGTATCTTGCAAGAGCGTATTACCTCTACTCAGTCTGGCTCTATTACTTCGGTACAAGCAGTTTATGTACCTGCGGACGACTTGACCGACCCATCACCAGCAACGACCTTTGCTCACTTGGACGCAACAGTCGTATTGAGCCGTGACATCGCATCTCAAGGTATCTATCCTGCGGTTGATCCACTAGACTCAACCTCTCGTCAGCTTGACCCACAAGTCATCGGCGAAGAGCATTATAATGTCGCTCGTGGTGTACAAGAAGTACTACAACGCTACAAAGAGCTAAAAGACATCATCGCCATCTTGGGTATGGACGAACTGTCGGAAGAAGATAAGATGGTTGTTTATCGTGCTCGTAAGATTCAGCGTTTCTTGTCACAGCCATTCCATGTGGCAGAAGTATTTACAGGCGCACCTGGTAAATATGTGGCATTGCGTGACACCATCGCAGGCTTTAAGTCAATCATCGAAGGTGAATACGATCACCTGCCAGAACAAGCATTCTATATGGTTGGCGGCATTGACGAAGCGATTGCCAAAGCTGAGAAGCTACAAGCAGCATAAGCTTAATGATGCTCAGCACTATTGTTTGAGTCAATCCATGACAATCGCCCAGTGCGGCGGTTGTCATCGTTAAGCTTAATTTAGGAGAGTATAATGGCAACTTTTAAATGCCGAGTGGTAAGTGCTCGTGAAGAGT
It encodes the following:
- the atpD gene encoding F0F1 ATP synthase subunit beta gives rise to the protein MSGRIVQIIGAVIDVEFSRGQVPQIFDALQVDGTETTLEVQQQLGDGVVRTIAMGSTEGLKRGLSVSNTGSPISVPVGQATLGRIMDVLGRPIDEAGPVNAAEKWSIHRDAPSYDEQSNSTELLETGIKVIDLLCPFAKGGKVGLFGGAGVGKTVNMMELINNIALKHSGLSVFAGVGERTREGNDFYHEMQEAGVVNTEDFTKSKVAMVYGQMNEPPGNRLRVALTGLTMAEYFRDEKDEATGKGRDVLLFVDNIYRYTLAGTEVSALLGRMPSAVGYQPTLAEEMGILQERITSTQSGSITSVQAVYVPADDLTDPSPATTFAHLDATVVLSRDIASQGIYPAVDPLDSTSRQLDPQVIGEEHYNVARGVQEVLQRYKELKDIIAILGMDELSEEDKMVVYRARKIQRFLSQPFHVAEVFTGAPGKYVALRDTIAGFKSIIEGEYDHLPEQAFYMVGGIDEAIAKAEKLQAA
- a CDS encoding ATP synthase subunit I; protein product: MTAPARRSQKQQVYQAQKHAVWWLLGMTALAAAIEMLMSGGAGSWVITKSVALGAVLNFVAHGTFTWVAYRTTGAKARQQVMLNMYLGQMLKWLITLAGFALIFIYAKPIHAALVAAAYFVMQLCCLVGLMKVR
- the atpA gene encoding F0F1 ATP synthase subunit alpha, with amino-acid sequence MQQLNPAEISNLIKQRIQDLDVSATAKTEGVIVSVSDGIVQIHGLEEAMYGEMIEFEGNVYGMALNLEQDSVGAVVLGDYLSLQEGQKAYCTGRILEVPVGPELLGRVVDALGNPIDGKGPINAKLTDKVEKIAPGVIARQSVDEPVMTGYKAVDTMIPIGRGQRELIIGDRQTGKTALAIDAIIAQKDSGIKCVYVAIGQKRSTIANVVRKLEETGALAYTTVVVASASEPAALQYIAPYSGCTMGEYFRDRGEDALIVYDDLSKQAVAYRQISLLLRRPPGREAYPGDVFYLHSRLLERASRVNADYVEAFTNGEVKGKTGSLTALPIIETQAGDVSAFVPTNVISITDGQIFLESNLFNSGIRPAVNAGISVSRVGGAAQTKIIKKLSGGIRTALAQYRELAAFAQFASDLDDATKQQLEHGERVTELMKQKQYAPMSIADQAAVIYASNEGYLADVPVEKVGAFEEALLRHLRAEQGALMDEIDRTANYNDDIEGRLKAAIESFKASASY
- a CDS encoding F0F1 ATP synthase subunit delta; this translates as MAELSTLARPYAKAAFDYAKEHNVINEWENFLLVTSSIVRDESFSSLLSNPAISAEQKTAVLNDVYGSQTAAQSSDALVNFTKQLSEHDRLALLPEIHTHYSKLKSQELKQVDAYVTSAYPLTEAQRETLQERLAISTGSIVILHEAVDPALLGGATIKVGDKFTDGSVRGKLQQLKTQLTA
- the atpB gene encoding F0F1 ATP synthase subunit A translates to MAAEQTSSDYIAHHLTNWTFGHHPEHGWKVAHDAAEAAEMGFKAIHLDSMLWAIGLGIFFCALFWAVGRKATSGVPSKLQAFVEMIVDFVDNSVRESYNGPSKLIAPLSLTIFVWIFLMNLMDLVPVDWIPVLAQKIGAAMGHDPHHVYFKIVPTTDPNITLGMALGVLILIIGFGLKYKGVGGFIAEFTLHPFSAKNPILQALLIPVNLVLEIVTLLAKPISLGLRLFGNMYAGELIFILIALMPFWIQWALSVPWAIFHILVITLQAFVFMMLTIVYLSLISQTSEH
- the atpG gene encoding F0F1 ATP synthase subunit gamma codes for the protein MASLKEIRAKVTSIKSTQKITRAMQMVAASKMRRAQERMEMGRPYAESMSRVITHLVQAQSDYKHPYMVSRPVNRVGFIVVTSDRGLAGGLNINLFKNLLKSVKQYQDQSVEVEFAAIGSKGVSFFKNFGGKVSSVLTDYGDSPSYEKLSTPVQVMLDDYSEGRLDRIYLVYNQFINAMTQKPSVTQLVPLPEGTFDDDMNASHSWDYIYEPDTKTLIDSLMVRYIESIVYQAVLENIASEQSARMVAMKAATDNAGNLIKDLQLVYNKLRQAAITREISEIVGGAAAVS
- the atpE gene encoding F0F1 ATP synthase subunit C yields the protein MDPVIAQYTLLAVAILIGLGALATGIGFALLGGKFLESTARQPELGSQLQTKMFIVAGLLDAVPMIGVGIAMLLLFANPFA
- a CDS encoding F0F1 ATP synthase subunit B gives rise to the protein MNINATLLGQLISFAIFVLFCMKFVWPPLIGAINERQRKIEEGLNAAEKAKADLASAEQQVEQEFAAAKFEAASIIERANKTANQMIEDAKAQARLEGERIIAQAHATVEQEAAQTREQLRSQVAHLAVLGAEKILQSKVNEQEHADMLNQLAAKL